Proteins from a genomic interval of Caldicellulosiruptor diazotrophicus:
- a CDS encoding ABC transporter permease, which yields MRKKRFLDFFYDYVQPLISNKKSLAGSIILLFFVLMATIGPMIVPLNMNSDFANRYQRPSLQHPFGTDYFGVDIFQQIVHGSRSVISLTLFASLFAVIIGTVVGVARGYLEGIGGKLLDAIITVFLVIPSFPALLILAAIFADTKLNTVEVALIVAIWLWAPLAKQIAAQVLTVKSREFVEASRMLNMGLGYILFSDIAKLLIPYIFVNFVTQLKSAMEFSIGLMFLGLAKFDPTHWGVMLNYALYQAGALYTPKGFHYPFFVILNIVLLIYGGILLAQGIEEVFNPKLRGHE from the coding sequence ATGAGGAAAAAAAGGTTTTTAGATTTCTTTTATGATTATGTTCAACCACTTATTTCAAACAAAAAATCGTTAGCAGGTTCTATTATATTGTTATTTTTTGTTTTAATGGCAACAATTGGTCCAATGATAGTTCCGCTCAACATGAATTCTGATTTTGCAAACAGGTATCAAAGACCTTCTTTACAACATCCATTTGGGACAGATTATTTTGGGGTAGATATTTTTCAGCAGATTGTGCACGGTTCAAGGTCAGTAATTTCCCTTACACTTTTTGCAAGCTTGTTTGCAGTAATTATAGGTACAGTTGTTGGGGTAGCAAGAGGATATTTGGAAGGAATTGGTGGAAAATTATTAGATGCAATAATCACTGTGTTTTTGGTGATTCCTTCTTTCCCTGCACTTTTAATTTTAGCTGCAATATTTGCTGATACAAAATTGAACACAGTAGAGGTTGCATTGATAGTTGCGATATGGTTGTGGGCACCTTTAGCAAAACAGATTGCAGCTCAAGTGCTGACGGTAAAATCAAGAGAATTTGTTGAGGCTTCTAGGATGTTGAATATGGGGCTGGGTTACATATTGTTCAGTGACATTGCAAAATTATTAATACCTTATATATTTGTAAATTTTGTAACACAGCTGAAAAGTGCAATGGAGTTCTCCATAGGATTGATGTTTTTAGGTCTTGCTAAATTTGACCCTACTCACTGGGGAGTAATGCTAAACTATGCTTTATATCAAGCAGGAGCACTATATACGCCAAAAGGTTTCCATTATCCATTTTTTGTAATACTCAACATTGTTTTGTTGATTTATGGTGGCATATTATTGGCTCAAGGGATTGAAGAAGTGTTTAATCCTAAGCTTCGGGGGCATGAATAA
- a CDS encoding ABC transporter substrate-binding protein, with the protein MSNRVKRLIAVLVLGIFFIGLMGISLGASSTSSAGELRLATDWPYPFHGNPFGAGAVGGAWWFVYEPFAYYIPQSDEYIPRLAESWKIEKGKVTVTLRKNAKFSDGKPFTAKDVINSVNFIQAMWQWPYEIENVTAPNDYTVVFTLSKDAPQSFVHTILTDAAIPALAPYHVYSKWANLAKEVAELGKKIFAISSSGKTPDAQLKSTYDKKADDLRKQVNAFSPFKTLKRMPVIGSFEPTKITQSEMVLTANKYHWLYPKMKINRITFRRWSSNEFVWASLISGEIYAAHPNMPKDVVEQLTILNPSLKVKTTTDLSEIALVFNYQKPLFKDVNLRKAIAYVLDKSKVRDVAVWQASTCSPYAHGILKSMESKWISKDTLSKLTKYATNAKMAEEVLKKAGYKKVGTTWQQPNGQPVAFTLSVYGPHSDWVLAAREVVQQLNNFGFKVEMKLIPDGMRDQVMKSGDYEAAIEFGVTWQGYPHPYNGYMRLYEADLYNITKFPSKDKYSTPWGKFSPYDLTEQLRDVAQDKKKSIDVVQKLAYITNEYLPIIPLFEKVLPIYYSDKKVTGWPAKDDPIWSLAPGGIERVYNLLITTGKLAPKK; encoded by the coding sequence ATGTCAAATCGTGTAAAAAGGTTGATTGCAGTTCTTGTATTGGGTATTTTCTTTATAGGCTTAATGGGAATTAGTCTTGGCGCTTCTTCAACATCTTCTGCAGGTGAACTGAGGTTGGCAACTGATTGGCCGTATCCTTTCCATGGTAATCCTTTTGGAGCAGGGGCAGTAGGAGGGGCATGGTGGTTTGTTTATGAACCGTTTGCTTATTACATCCCACAAAGTGATGAGTACATTCCAAGATTAGCAGAGAGCTGGAAAATAGAAAAAGGAAAAGTTACAGTAACTCTGCGCAAAAACGCAAAATTCAGTGATGGCAAGCCTTTTACTGCCAAGGATGTAATCAATTCTGTTAATTTCATTCAAGCTATGTGGCAATGGCCTTATGAGATTGAGAATGTGACTGCTCCAAATGATTACACGGTAGTTTTTACACTTTCAAAAGATGCTCCTCAGTCATTTGTTCATACAATATTGACCGATGCTGCAATTCCAGCTTTAGCTCCATATCATGTTTATAGCAAGTGGGCTAATCTGGCAAAAGAAGTTGCTGAGCTTGGTAAAAAGATATTTGCAATAAGCTCTTCTGGTAAAACTCCAGATGCTCAACTGAAAAGCACCTATGACAAAAAAGCTGATGATTTGAGAAAACAGGTAAATGCTTTTTCACCCTTTAAAACTCTAAAAAGAATGCCAGTTATAGGTTCATTCGAACCAACAAAGATTACCCAATCTGAAATGGTATTAACTGCAAACAAATATCATTGGTTGTATCCAAAAATGAAAATTAATAGAATCACATTCAGAAGATGGTCTTCTAATGAATTTGTTTGGGCATCATTGATTTCGGGTGAGATTTATGCAGCTCATCCAAACATGCCAAAGGATGTGGTTGAACAGCTTACTATACTTAATCCATCCTTAAAGGTTAAAACAACAACAGACTTGTCTGAAATAGCTTTGGTGTTCAACTATCAAAAGCCACTGTTTAAAGATGTAAACCTCAGAAAAGCTATTGCTTATGTATTAGATAAATCCAAAGTAAGAGATGTAGCTGTATGGCAGGCATCTACATGCTCCCCATATGCTCACGGAATTTTAAAAAGCATGGAATCAAAATGGATATCCAAAGACACTTTGAGTAAATTGACCAAATACGCAACAAACGCCAAAATGGCGGAAGAAGTATTGAAAAAAGCCGGATACAAAAAAGTTGGAACTACATGGCAGCAGCCAAATGGTCAGCCTGTAGCATTTACATTGTCCGTGTATGGTCCGCACAGCGACTGGGTATTGGCAGCTCGTGAGGTTGTGCAGCAACTGAATAATTTTGGATTTAAGGTAGAAATGAAGCTTATTCCTGATGGAATGCGAGACCAGGTTATGAAGAGTGGGGACTATGAAGCTGCGATTGAGTTTGGAGTTACATGGCAAGGTTATCCGCATCCTTATAACGGATACATGAGATTGTATGAAGCAGATTTATACAATATCACAAAATTCCCATCAAAGGATAAATATTCTACACCATGGGGTAAATTCTCACCTTACGATTTGACTGAGCAGCTGAGAGATGTTGCACAAGATAAGAAAAAATCTATAGATGTTGTTCAAAAATTAGCATACATTACAAATGAGTACTTGCCTATTATACCTTTGTTTGAAAAGGTTTTGCCAATTTACTATTCTGATAAAAAGGTCACAGGTTGGCCTGCAAAAGATGACCCAATTTGGTCTCTTGCTCCTGGTGGAATAGAAAGAGTCTACAATCTTCTGATTACAACAGGCAAGCTAGCGCCTAAAAAATAA
- a CDS encoding ABC transporter ATP-binding protein produces MNEIALRAEHVSKVFSQGLFKKRYKLVLDDINLEIKRGDRLVIIGESGMGKTTLARILTNLEVPTEGKIYWFNKSLDEWRRDYSVIRRKVQYIHQDPYASLHPSKTIYKIIADPLKRCEGLSGERLEKRVYDLLEMVGLTPPDYFFNKYPHHLSGGGRQRLAIARALTANPEIIVADEPISMIDMSLRAAIIKLLKDLNEKKNITVILVLHDIGAARYFTYEKGEMAVLYGGRIVEKGSSKEITTNPVHPYTKVLLNSSPIADPELARKRKVEQLRSYDPPVRKPGTQGCPFAHACNYFTDKCLNETPQLEMISHSHWVACHVFENI; encoded by the coding sequence ATGAATGAGATTGCCCTAAGAGCTGAACATGTGAGCAAGGTGTTTTCGCAAGGTCTGTTTAAAAAAAGATATAAATTGGTGCTGGATGATATAAATTTGGAAATAAAAAGGGGAGATAGGTTAGTTATTATTGGAGAAAGTGGAATGGGTAAAACCACCCTGGCAAGAATATTAACAAACCTTGAAGTGCCGACAGAGGGGAAGATATACTGGTTTAATAAGAGTTTAGATGAGTGGAGAAGGGATTATAGTGTTATAAGAAGAAAGGTTCAGTACATTCATCAAGACCCATATGCTTCTTTGCATCCGTCAAAAACCATTTACAAAATAATAGCAGACCCATTAAAGAGGTGTGAAGGACTGAGTGGAGAGAGGTTAGAAAAGCGCGTATATGACCTTCTTGAGATGGTAGGGCTTACACCACCAGATTATTTTTTTAATAAATATCCCCATCATTTATCTGGTGGAGGCAGACAAAGACTTGCAATTGCAAGAGCATTGACAGCAAATCCAGAGATAATAGTAGCAGATGAGCCTATAAGCATGATTGATATGTCCCTTAGGGCTGCCATAATAAAACTGCTCAAGGACTTAAATGAGAAGAAAAACATTACAGTAATTCTTGTTTTGCACGATATAGGTGCAGCAAGGTATTTTACTTATGAAAAAGGTGAGATGGCTGTTTTGTATGGTGGAAGGATTGTTGAAAAAGGCTCAAGCAAAGAGATAACTACAAATCCTGTGCATCCTTATACAAAAGTGCTTTTAAATTCCAGCCCGATTGCCGACCCTGAGTTAGCAAGAAAAAGAAAGGTGGAGCAGCTCAGGTCGTATGATCCTCCTGTGAGAAAGCCAGGAACACAAGGTTGTCCTTTTGCACATGCTTGTAATTATTTTACTGATAAATGTCTAAATGAAACACCACAGCTTGAAATGATATCTCACAGTCACTGGGTTGCATGCCATGTTTTTGAAAATATTTAG
- a CDS encoding ABC transporter permease, producing the protein MKYVVDRLVYLIIVLLIAISGVFVLVNKMPGDPAYGLAVSIAQQRNMEMERALEIAHKLMGIDPHEPLIVRYGRFISNLLKGNFGYSSFYQTSVNEIIAKALPWTLFVISLATLVSFLVGIYLGSFAAQKRGTIIDLVISGIASIIQAIPPFVLAVLILFIFAVRLRVIPLGGAYPVDMEPSFSLSFILKIIHHALGPMFATAIPQMAAWALAMRGNTSQIMEEDYIRFAQARGLKDSVIANKYIKNNAMLPLIASLAISIGYMLGGHTLVESIFNYPGIGFYFGKAIAVRDFGLLTGLFSLIVIGVIVATFIAEIVYALIDPRVKLK; encoded by the coding sequence TTGAAGTATGTGGTTGATAGACTGGTCTATCTGATTATTGTACTTCTTATAGCTATAAGCGGGGTTTTTGTCCTGGTGAATAAAATGCCAGGCGACCCCGCTTATGGCCTGGCTGTTTCAATAGCACAACAGCGAAATATGGAAATGGAACGGGCACTCGAAATAGCGCACAAATTAATGGGAATTGACCCACATGAACCTTTAATTGTTCGATACGGGAGATTTATTTCGAACCTGCTCAAAGGTAATTTTGGTTACTCCTCATTTTATCAGACAAGTGTAAATGAAATAATTGCCAAAGCGCTTCCATGGACATTGTTTGTGATTTCTTTGGCAACGTTAGTAAGTTTTTTGGTTGGAATTTATCTTGGGTCTTTTGCTGCTCAAAAGCGTGGTACAATAATTGATTTAGTAATCTCTGGGATAGCAAGCATAATTCAAGCAATACCGCCTTTTGTATTAGCTGTTTTAATTTTGTTCATTTTTGCAGTGAGGTTACGTGTAATTCCATTAGGTGGCGCATATCCGGTTGATATGGAACCCTCATTTTCATTGAGCTTTATTTTGAAAATTATACATCATGCGCTCGGACCTATGTTTGCTACAGCCATTCCTCAAATGGCTGCATGGGCGCTTGCAATGAGAGGAAATACATCCCAAATTATGGAAGAAGACTATATCAGGTTTGCTCAAGCACGAGGTTTGAAAGATTCTGTAATTGCAAACAAATATATAAAAAACAATGCTATGCTTCCGCTAATTGCAAGTTTGGCCATTTCAATTGGATACATGTTAGGAGGACATACATTGGTAGAATCGATATTTAATTATCCTGGGATAGGATTTTATTTTGGCAAAGCAATAGCTGTGAGAGATTTTGGGCTTTTGACAGGTTTGTTTTCTTTGATAGTGATAGGAGTAATTGTTGCAACCTTTATTGCTGAAATTGTGTATGCATTAATTGATCCAAGGGTGAAGCTAAAATGA
- a CDS encoding phosphoenolpyruvate carboxykinase (GTP), which produces MVKVNLHPSVYEWIDEMAKITKPDKIVWIDGSEEEKQRLIKEALESGELMELNQEKLPGCYLHRTHPSDVARVEDRTFICTPTKEEAGPTNNWMDPNEAYKMLYSLFDGSMKGRTMYVVPYLMGPVGSQYSKVGIELTDSIYVVLNLRIMARIGDVALKHLGSSPDFVKGLHSKATLDPEKRYICHFPQDNTIMSVNSGYGGNVILSKKCFALRIASYLGRKEGWLAEHMLIVGIEDPSGKVTYIAGAFPSACGKTNLAMLIPPEPLKKLGYKVWTVGDDIAWMRIGEDGRLWAINPEAGFFGVAPGTSYKTNPNAMETIKRNTIYTNVLLKEDGTVWWEGMDEEPPERGIDWLGRPWTKDSGEKGAHPNARFTAPASQCPSISKEWENPNGVPISAIIFGGRRAKVAPLVYEAFDWQHGVYIGATMASETTAAAMGKVGVVRRDPMAMLPFCGYNMADYFAHWLEMGKKIPNPPKIFHVNWFRQDENGKFIWPGFGENLRVLKWIIERCEDKVEAKETPIGYVPYVDDLYLDGLDIDKETVEKLLEIDKELWLKEAEDSREFLSQFGDRLPRELIEENEKLKQRLLK; this is translated from the coding sequence GTGGTAAAGGTGAACTTACATCCCTCAGTGTATGAATGGATTGATGAGATGGCAAAAATCACAAAACCAGACAAGATTGTCTGGATAGATGGTTCTGAGGAAGAAAAACAAAGGCTTATAAAAGAAGCTCTTGAGTCAGGAGAACTTATGGAGCTCAACCAAGAAAAGCTTCCTGGATGTTACCTTCACCGAACGCATCCGAGCGATGTTGCAAGGGTTGAAGACAGAACGTTTATCTGCACACCAACAAAAGAAGAAGCAGGTCCGACTAATAACTGGATGGACCCAAACGAAGCTTACAAGATGCTCTACTCACTTTTTGACGGCTCAATGAAAGGAAGAACAATGTACGTTGTTCCATACTTGATGGGACCTGTTGGTTCACAATATTCAAAGGTGGGAATTGAGCTTACAGACAGCATATATGTTGTTTTGAACCTCAGAATCATGGCAAGGATTGGCGATGTTGCATTAAAGCATTTAGGAAGCTCACCTGATTTTGTAAAAGGACTTCACTCCAAAGCAACTCTTGATCCAGAAAAGAGATACATCTGTCATTTCCCGCAGGACAACACAATTATGAGCGTCAATTCAGGTTATGGTGGTAACGTTATTCTTTCAAAGAAATGTTTTGCACTCAGAATTGCAAGTTATCTGGGAAGGAAAGAAGGCTGGCTTGCAGAGCACATGCTCATTGTCGGAATTGAGGACCCAAGCGGCAAGGTAACATACATTGCAGGTGCTTTTCCAAGCGCGTGTGGTAAGACAAACTTAGCTATGCTTATTCCACCAGAGCCTCTTAAAAAGCTGGGCTACAAGGTGTGGACTGTGGGGGATGACATTGCATGGATGAGAATAGGCGAGGATGGAAGGCTTTGGGCCATCAACCCTGAAGCAGGGTTTTTTGGAGTTGCACCTGGCACAAGTTATAAGACAAATCCAAATGCCATGGAAACCATAAAGAGAAATACTATATATACAAATGTTCTTTTAAAAGAAGATGGAACAGTATGGTGGGAAGGCATGGACGAAGAGCCGCCAGAGCGAGGTATTGACTGGCTTGGAAGACCATGGACAAAAGACAGTGGTGAAAAGGGTGCGCACCCGAACGCAAGATTTACAGCGCCTGCCAGTCAGTGTCCATCAATTTCAAAGGAGTGGGAAAATCCAAATGGCGTACCCATTTCGGCAATAATATTTGGCGGCAGACGTGCAAAGGTTGCACCACTTGTGTATGAGGCATTTGACTGGCAGCATGGTGTATATATCGGTGCTACTATGGCATCTGAAACAACTGCTGCTGCAATGGGCAAGGTTGGTGTTGTTCGTCGCGACCCGATGGCAATGCTTCCATTCTGTGGCTATAACATGGCAGACTACTTTGCGCACTGGCTTGAGATGGGCAAGAAGATTCCAAACCCGCCAAAGATTTTCCATGTAAACTGGTTTAGACAAGACGAAAATGGCAAGTTTATCTGGCCTGGGTTTGGTGAGAACTTGAGAGTGCTCAAGTGGATAATCGAAAGATGTGAAGACAAAGTAGAAGCAAAAGAGACTCCAATTGGTTATGTGCCATATGTTGATGACCTTTACTTAGATGGTCTTGATATAGACAAAGAGACAGTAGAAAAGCTTCTTGAGATAGACAAAGAATTGTGGTTAAAAGAGGCTGAGGATTCAAGAGAGTTTTTAAGCCAGTTTGGAGATAGGCTCCCGAGAGAGCTTATTGAAGAAAATGAAAAGCTAAAACAAAGACTTTTAAAATAG
- the yajC gene encoding preprotein translocase subunit YajC, which produces MILSNLLFEIAYAAGNQSSQQQAPAGATAIALLAQFIPLILMFVVLYLLIIVPQRRREKQFREMINSLIVGDEIVTNAGIIGKIVNIKDDILTIEVGADRVKLKIYKWAVKEVLKKAEQKD; this is translated from the coding sequence ATGATCTTGAGTAATCTTTTATTTGAAATTGCGTATGCAGCAGGCAATCAAAGCTCTCAGCAGCAGGCACCAGCAGGTGCAACAGCAATTGCTCTGCTTGCACAGTTCATACCTCTGATATTGATGTTTGTAGTTCTTTACCTTCTCATAATTGTTCCACAGAGAAGAAGAGAGAAACAGTTCAGAGAGATGATTAATTCTTTAATTGTTGGAGATGAGATAGTTACAAACGCTGGAATTATCGGCAAGATTGTGAATATCAAGGATGATATTTTAACAATTGAAGTGGGGGCAGACAGGGTAAAACTCAAAATTTACAAGTGGGCGGTCAAAGAGGTTTTGAAAAAGGCTGAACAAAAAGATTAA
- a CDS encoding radical SAM protein codes for MEKSVGKLKIERLFSGGVITNYYCSSACKHCLYNSSPSWKKEYMTEEMADKVFKTLKNFGVFSVHIGGGEPFLNFEGLKKVINRANENGIYIEYIETNASWVENEDEVKRRLKELKNLGIETILVSISPFHNEYIPFKKVLKLIKLLDDVGIRIFPWIESFANEIKRLNIDKTHSLSEYKDLFGENYIKLLPQRYYLTLNGRAIKTFEEYFPTKSADDIIKNSPACFELYSKSHFHMDLFGNFIPNPCVGFRISIDDLGKELDSSKYFFVNLLYTKGIKGLFEFAKENYDYTPSKKFLNKCSLCFDIRKFLVSEKNVEVPDLGPREFYLNF; via the coding sequence TTGGAAAAATCTGTTGGAAAACTTAAAATTGAAAGGCTTTTTTCGGGTGGTGTCATCACAAACTACTACTGTTCTTCTGCCTGTAAACACTGTCTTTACAACAGCTCTCCATCCTGGAAAAAAGAATATATGACAGAGGAGATGGCAGACAAAGTATTCAAGACCTTAAAAAACTTTGGAGTTTTCTCGGTTCACATAGGCGGTGGAGAACCTTTTTTGAATTTTGAAGGACTAAAAAAGGTCATCAATAGAGCAAATGAAAATGGGATTTACATTGAGTACATAGAGACAAACGCTTCGTGGGTTGAAAATGAAGATGAGGTGAAAAGAAGATTAAAAGAATTAAAAAATCTCGGAATTGAAACAATACTTGTCTCAATCAGCCCTTTTCACAATGAATACATTCCATTTAAAAAGGTATTAAAATTAATCAAACTTCTTGATGATGTTGGTATCAGAATTTTCCCTTGGATTGAAAGCTTTGCAAATGAAATTAAAAGACTGAACATCGACAAGACACATTCTCTTTCTGAATACAAAGATTTATTCGGGGAAAACTATATAAAGCTTCTTCCTCAAAGGTATTATCTTACCCTAAACGGAAGAGCAATCAAAACATTTGAAGAATATTTTCCAACAAAATCTGCTGATGACATAATTAAAAACTCACCTGCATGTTTTGAACTTTATAGCAAAAGCCATTTTCACATGGACCTTTTTGGAAATTTTATTCCAAATCCATGTGTTGGATTTAGAATCTCAATAGATGACCTTGGAAAAGAGCTTGACTCAAGCAAATACTTTTTTGTAAACTTACTCTACACTAAAGGAATAAAAGGTCTATTTGAGTTTGCAAAAGAAAATTATGATTATACACCATCAAAAAAATTTTTAAACAAATGCAGCCTGTGTTTTGATATTCGAAAATTTTTGGTGTCAGAAAAAAACGTAGAAGTACCTGATTTGGGACCAAGAGAGTTTTATTTAAACTTTTAA
- a CDS encoding LacI family DNA-binding transcriptional regulator, whose amino-acid sequence MDIEIRKRRKSVTLEDIAKKLNISKNAVSVALSNKPGVSEKTRQLVLQTAKELGYKFKEKEIEKGTIGLIMTANVLQDPYFFSAIVYSVENEIRKNGFEFSLYCISSEEETSLDEILSNSSFKGIIIVSSVGKEIIDKIEEMRIPTVIIDNLVESNWIDTVNTDNRRSTKAAITFLISKGYKHIGFIGDINHAISYKERWQGFVEAHEQFGFKIDREVCKIEGFKDFSKNPEPEIQEFLRGLKKVPEAFFCVSDLSTLVTANTLKDMGLQIPRDIAVVGFDDTELVKHFKPSLSMIHIDRDYYGKRAVKQLLERIDFPSKPAEDIRIFCRLNIRKSIKNI is encoded by the coding sequence ATGGATATAGAAATTAGAAAAAGAAGAAAGAGCGTAACGCTGGAAGATATAGCCAAGAAATTGAATATATCAAAAAACGCAGTTTCAGTTGCTTTATCTAACAAGCCAGGTGTTTCTGAAAAAACAAGGCAGCTTGTTTTGCAAACCGCAAAAGAGCTTGGGTATAAGTTCAAAGAGAAAGAAATTGAAAAAGGTACAATAGGTTTAATTATGACAGCAAATGTGCTGCAGGACCCGTATTTTTTCAGTGCAATTGTGTACTCTGTAGAGAATGAAATTCGAAAAAATGGATTTGAGTTTAGTTTATACTGCATTTCCTCTGAAGAGGAAACAAGCCTTGATGAAATCTTATCTAATAGTAGCTTTAAAGGTATAATTATTGTTTCTTCTGTTGGTAAAGAAATTATTGATAAAATTGAAGAAATGAGAATTCCCACCGTAATAATAGACAATCTTGTAGAAAGTAATTGGATAGATACGGTGAACACAGACAATCGACGTTCCACCAAAGCCGCAATAACTTTTTTGATTTCCAAAGGATATAAACATATTGGTTTTATAGGGGATATAAATCATGCAATTAGTTATAAAGAAAGGTGGCAGGGATTTGTTGAAGCACATGAACAATTTGGGTTTAAAATAGATAGGGAGGTATGCAAGATAGAAGGTTTTAAGGATTTCAGCAAAAATCCAGAACCAGAAATTCAGGAATTTTTGAGAGGTTTGAAAAAGGTACCTGAAGCATTTTTCTGCGTTAGCGATTTGTCTACACTGGTTACAGCAAACACCCTGAAAGATATGGGATTGCAAATTCCAAGAGATATAGCTGTTGTAGGATTTGATGATACTGAACTGGTGAAGCATTTCAAGCCTTCTCTTTCAATGATTCATATCGACAGAGATTATTATGGTAAAAGAGCAGTCAAACAGCTTCTTGAAAGAATAGACTTCCCTTCAAAGCCTGCAGAAGATATAAGAATATTTTGCAGATTGAATATCCGCAAATCCATAAAAAATATTTAA
- the rsmA gene encoding 16S rRNA (adenine(1518)-N(6)/adenine(1519)-N(6))-dimethyltransferase RsmA yields MDGAITKSELLNLLKKYGLSPNKKLGQNFLVDENVVRKIILFSQTEGKEVIEIGAGPGTLTVYLAKTAQKVVAVEIDKKILNVLKDVCQNLSNLQIVNSDFLELNVKNLTNGNKVYVVGNLPYYVTSQILFKLFEERECIEKFTIMVQKEVAQRLLAKPGTKEYGNLTVAMNFYCEIEDYFYVSKNVFYPKPEVDSAVLRARFKIEKPNVDEKKFFKIVHACFSTRRKTILNALSNQLDIAKDELKKIIHMAGLDENLRAEDLSLDDYVRLYQCFEEEFFKS; encoded by the coding sequence GTGGATGGAGCCATTACTAAATCGGAACTTTTAAATCTTCTTAAAAAATATGGACTTTCTCCAAATAAAAAGCTTGGACAGAATTTTTTGGTTGATGAAAATGTAGTAAGAAAAATCATTTTATTTTCCCAAACGGAAGGAAAAGAAGTTATTGAGATAGGTGCTGGCCCTGGAACACTTACAGTTTATTTGGCAAAAACTGCGCAGAAGGTAGTTGCAGTTGAGATTGACAAAAAGATATTGAATGTTTTAAAAGATGTTTGCCAGAACCTTTCAAACCTCCAAATAGTAAATAGTGACTTTCTTGAACTTAATGTTAAAAATTTAACAAATGGTAATAAGGTATATGTTGTTGGCAATCTGCCATATTATGTCACATCGCAGATACTCTTCAAACTTTTTGAAGAAAGAGAGTGTATAGAGAAGTTTACCATAATGGTTCAAAAAGAGGTTGCGCAAAGGCTTTTGGCAAAACCAGGGACAAAAGAGTATGGAAATCTCACAGTTGCAATGAACTTTTACTGTGAGATAGAGGATTACTTTTATGTTAGCAAAAATGTTTTTTATCCAAAGCCAGAGGTTGACTCTGCGGTCTTAAGAGCAAGGTTCAAAATTGAAAAGCCAAATGTTGATGAAAAAAAGTTTTTTAAAATAGTCCATGCATGTTTTTCAACCCGCCGAAAGACAATTCTAAATGCTCTTTCAAATCAGCTTGATATTGCAAAAGATGAGCTAAAAAAGATTATCCACATGGCTGGACTTGATGAAAATTTAAGAGCAGAAGACTTATCGCTGGATGATTATGTAAGACTTTACCAGTGCTTTGAAGAGGAATTTTTTAAAAGTTAA
- a CDS encoding ABC transporter ATP-binding protein translates to MNCLLEVSSLKAVYLVREGTIKATEDVSFEIFENTVTAIVGESASGKSTIIEAITRTLPPNGRILSGKVFYRTVGFDLLEMKEDELRKIRWKKIALVPQAAQQSLNPTMKIIDHFRDTIEAHGLNWSKDELINKASEKIKMVRLNPETVLYAYPMQLSGGMKQRVLIALALLLEPEILILDEPTSALDVLTQAHIVQLLKELKTQMNITLIFVTHDIAVAAELADNIFVIYGGCLVESSPTEKIFKEPKHPYTQGLINSIMAINADMSKVRAIPGDPPSLLNPPSGCRFHPRCEYAMEICKKERPQLIKLPDNVKVACHLYNEGGCKDE, encoded by the coding sequence ATGAATTGTTTATTGGAAGTGTCAAGCCTTAAAGCAGTATACTTAGTAAGAGAAGGGACAATAAAAGCAACTGAAGATGTTTCTTTTGAAATTTTTGAGAATACAGTCACGGCAATAGTGGGAGAAAGTGCGTCTGGAAAAAGTACAATTATAGAAGCTATTACAAGAACTCTACCACCAAATGGGCGAATACTCTCTGGAAAAGTATTTTACCGGACTGTGGGATTTGATTTATTAGAAATGAAGGAAGATGAACTGAGGAAGATAAGATGGAAGAAAATAGCTCTTGTTCCACAGGCCGCTCAGCAGTCATTAAACCCTACCATGAAGATTATTGACCATTTTAGAGATACCATAGAGGCACATGGGCTTAACTGGAGCAAGGATGAGTTAATTAACAAAGCATCAGAGAAGATAAAAATGGTAAGACTTAATCCTGAAACTGTGCTTTATGCTTATCCAATGCAATTATCTGGTGGAATGAAACAGAGAGTACTAATTGCTTTGGCACTGCTTTTAGAACCGGAAATTCTAATTTTGGATGAACCGACTTCTGCGCTGGATGTCTTGACCCAAGCACATATAGTACAGCTTCTCAAGGAATTAAAAACACAGATGAACATAACACTCATATTTGTTACCCACGATATCGCAGTGGCAGCAGAGCTTGCAGACAATATTTTTGTAATCTACGGTGGATGTTTGGTAGAAAGTAGCCCCACAGAAAAGATTTTTAAAGAACCTAAGCATCCATATACGCAAGGGCTGATAAATTCAATAATGGCAATAAACGCAGATATGTCAAAAGTAAGAGCTATCCCGGGTGACCCACCAAGTTTGCTAAATCCTCCTTCTGGTTGCAGATTTCATCCTCGCTGTGAATATGCTATGGAGATTTGTAAGAAAGAAAGGCCACAGCTTATAAAATTGCCGGACAATGTAAAGGTTGCATGTCACTTGTATAACGAAGGAGGATGTAAAGATGAATGA